One genomic window of Solanum dulcamara chromosome 12, daSolDulc1.2, whole genome shotgun sequence includes the following:
- the LOC129876653 gene encoding trypsin inhibitor 1-like yields MEKLTIVVAFLLLATFFQPLTAQSSCPGVRKDTWPELLGVPARLARETIQKENPRLTNIGNVLNGSPVTQDFRCDRVRLFVNVLDFVVQTPRIG; encoded by the exons ATGGAGAAATTAACTATCGTTGTTGCTTTCTTGCTTCTTGCAACAT TTTTTCAACCTCTCACGGCTCAGTCCAGTTGCCCAG GAGTGAGAAAAGATACATGGCCAGAACTTCTTGGAGTACCAGCAAGATTGGCTAGGGAAACAATTCAGAAGGAAAATCCAAGACTAACTAATATTGGAAATGTATTAAATGGTTCTCCTGTTACACAAGATTTTAGATGTGATCGAGTTCGTCTTTTTGTTAATGTCTTGGACTTTGTTGTACAAACTCCCCGGATTGGTTAA
- the LOC129875569 gene encoding probable E3 ubiquitin-protein ligase LOG2 has protein sequence MDLTVIFFAKEGEDCCLTPMKESLLPPITITFQKGLSQKFRQSSGTGIDLSMFEEAELSKGSNADVYQLAVKVDAFEDTQSEAEDGNAVSVSTNSQITQAVFEKDKGEFKIRVVKQILWVNGMRYELQEIYGIGNSVDKDFDGTDNGKECVVCLSEPRDITVLPCRHMCMCSGCAKVLRFQTNRCPICRQPVERFLEIKVSKATEE, from the exons ATGGA CTTGACTGTCATTTTCTTTgcaaaagaaggtgaagattGTTGCTTGACTCCTATGAAGGAAAGTTTACTTCCACCAATAACCATTACATTTCAAAAAGGTTTATCTCAGAAATTTAGACAATCCTCTGGAACTGGCATTGATCTTTCCATGTTTGAAGAGGCAGAATTGTCGAAGGGCAGTAATGCAGATGTATATCAGCTGGCGGTAAAGGTAGATGCATTCGAAGATACCCAGAGTGAAGCAGAGGATGGAAATGCAGTGTCTGTGTCTACAAATTCCCAGATTACTCAAGCAGTTTTTGAAAAGGACAAAGGCGAATTCAAAATTAGGGTGGTGAAGCAAATCCTTTGGGTCAATGGAATGAGGTATGAATTGCAAGAGATTTATGGCATTGGAAATTCAGTTGATAAGGACTTTGATGGAACTGATAACGGGAAGGAATGCGTCGTGTGCCTTTCTGAACCTCGGGACATTACTGTACTTCCATGCCGCCACATG TGCATGTGCAGCGGATGTGCAAAAGTTTTGAGGTTCCAGACAAATCGTTGTCCTATTTGTCGTCAACCAGTTGAGCGATTCTTGGAGATTAAGGTCAGCAAAGCTACTGAAGAGTAA